Proteins from a genomic interval of Burkholderia cepacia GG4:
- a CDS encoding cryptochrome/photolyase family protein, which translates to MPAQSSVAPAIVWFRDDLRVTDQPALTRAVASGRPLVCVFVDDTGEGAGRPLGGAARWWLHGSLAALDAALARHGGRLLLLRGDARREIERVAHDTGAAAVYWNRRYAQPQRDADAALKASLKARGLEVESSNGSLLNEPWEVLTGAGTPFQVFTAYWRAVRRDRTVDAPLPEPARIAFHPWPADVRERALALDALALRPHAPDWAGGLRDAWPTPDEAGAHARLDAFSVESLAGYADTRDRPDQPATSRLSPFLRFGNLSPRQVWQAVQGAAQADGAACAAGAEKFLSELGWREFSYTLLYHFPALATDSFRAQFNAMPWRDDPAALRAWQRGLTGYPLVDAGMRELWTTGWMHNRVRMVVASFLVKHLLIDWRAGEAWFHDTLVDADPANNPANWQWVAGCGADAAPYFRIFNPVMQGRKFDPHGAYVRRWVPELAGLDAATIHAPWEASPVELAAAGVRLDIDYPAPLVDHAGARGRALDALAALPKRH; encoded by the coding sequence GTGCCAGCCCAGTCGTCCGTTGCTCCTGCGATCGTGTGGTTCCGTGACGATCTGCGCGTGACCGACCAGCCCGCGCTGACGCGTGCGGTCGCGTCGGGCCGGCCGCTCGTGTGCGTGTTCGTCGACGATACCGGCGAAGGCGCCGGGCGCCCGCTCGGCGGGGCAGCGCGCTGGTGGCTGCATGGCTCGCTGGCCGCGCTCGACGCGGCGCTCGCGCGTCATGGCGGGCGCCTGCTGCTGCTGCGCGGCGATGCGCGGCGGGAAATCGAACGTGTCGCGCACGATACCGGCGCGGCGGCCGTGTACTGGAACCGGCGCTATGCGCAGCCGCAGCGCGACGCCGATGCGGCGTTGAAGGCGTCGCTGAAGGCGCGCGGCCTCGAGGTCGAGAGCAGCAACGGCAGCCTGCTGAACGAACCGTGGGAGGTGCTGACGGGCGCCGGCACGCCGTTCCAGGTGTTCACCGCGTACTGGCGCGCGGTGCGCCGCGATCGCACCGTCGACGCGCCGCTGCCGGAGCCCGCGCGGATCGCGTTTCATCCATGGCCGGCTGATGTGCGCGAACGCGCGCTGGCACTCGACGCGCTCGCGTTGCGCCCGCACGCGCCGGACTGGGCGGGCGGCCTGCGCGACGCATGGCCGACGCCCGACGAAGCCGGCGCGCACGCGCGGCTCGACGCGTTTTCTGTCGAGTCACTAGCCGGCTATGCGGATACGCGCGATCGCCCCGACCAGCCCGCAACGAGCCGGCTGTCGCCGTTCCTGCGCTTCGGCAACCTGTCGCCGCGCCAGGTGTGGCAGGCGGTGCAGGGCGCCGCGCAGGCGGACGGCGCGGCTTGTGCGGCCGGCGCCGAGAAATTCCTGAGCGAGCTCGGCTGGCGCGAATTCAGCTACACGCTGCTGTATCACTTCCCGGCGCTCGCGACCGACAGCTTTCGCGCGCAGTTCAACGCGATGCCGTGGCGCGACGATCCCGCCGCGCTGCGCGCATGGCAGCGCGGCCTGACCGGCTATCCGCTCGTCGACGCCGGGATGCGCGAACTGTGGACGACCGGCTGGATGCACAACCGCGTGCGGATGGTGGTCGCGTCGTTCCTCGTCAAGCATCTGCTGATCGACTGGCGGGCCGGCGAAGCGTGGTTCCACGACACGCTCGTCGACGCGGACCCGGCGAACAATCCGGCGAACTGGCAATGGGTGGCCGGCTGCGGCGCCGACGCCGCGCCGTATTTCCGCATCTTCAATCCGGTCATGCAGGGCCGGAAGTTCGACCCGCACGGCGCGTACGTGCGCCGCTGGGTGCCGGAGCTTGCCGGCCTCGACGCGGCGACGATCCATGCGCCGTGGGAAGCATCGCCGGTGGAGCTCGCGGCGGCCGGCGTGCGGCTCGACATCGATTATCCGGCGCCGCTCGTCGATCACGCCGGCGCGCGCGGTCGTGCGCTCGACGCGCTGGCCGCGTTGCCCAAGCGTCACTGA
- a CDS encoding MFS transporter — translation MTPIEQDVRRRWLPVLAGGLIMGAALGIRHVQGLFLAPVTLEHGWSREAFGLALALQNLIWGIAQPFTGMIADRFGSVRVIVAGMLLYAAGLVTMALAASTGVFTVGAGLVIGIALSGSAFASIYGALSRLFPADQRGWALGVAGAIGGLGQFCMVPVAQVLIGGIGWQHAVIALALVTALLAPLAALVRDRPVQAASRADGPDQSIGAAVREAFAHRGFWLLNAGFFACGFQLAFIATHLPAYLLDHGLPARHASVALALIALTNVAGTYACGHLGGLLRRKYVLSVLYLVRALAMAAFVAAPLSPASVYVFAAVMGFTWLGTVPLTNGVISQVFGVRYIATLFGFVFFGHQLGSFFGVWLGALVYDATHSYLPLWIGSIALGVLAALLHLPIDDARIARPVPGKAAWA, via the coding sequence ATGACCCCGATCGAACAAGACGTCCGGCGCCGCTGGTTGCCGGTGCTCGCAGGCGGCCTGATCATGGGCGCCGCGCTCGGCATCCGCCACGTGCAGGGGCTGTTCCTCGCGCCCGTTACGCTCGAGCACGGCTGGTCGCGCGAAGCATTCGGCCTCGCGCTCGCGCTGCAGAACCTGATCTGGGGCATCGCGCAGCCGTTCACCGGGATGATCGCCGACCGCTTCGGGTCGGTACGCGTGATCGTGGCCGGCATGCTGCTGTATGCGGCGGGGCTGGTCACGATGGCATTGGCGGCGTCGACCGGCGTGTTCACGGTCGGCGCGGGACTCGTGATCGGCATCGCGCTGTCGGGCTCGGCCTTCGCGTCGATCTACGGCGCGCTGAGCCGCCTGTTTCCGGCCGACCAGCGGGGTTGGGCGCTCGGTGTCGCCGGCGCGATCGGCGGGCTCGGCCAGTTCTGCATGGTGCCGGTCGCGCAGGTCCTGATCGGCGGCATCGGCTGGCAGCATGCGGTCATCGCGCTGGCGCTCGTCACCGCCCTGCTCGCGCCGCTCGCCGCGCTGGTACGCGACCGGCCCGTGCAGGCCGCGAGCCGTGCGGACGGCCCCGACCAGTCGATCGGCGCGGCGGTTCGCGAAGCATTCGCGCATCGCGGCTTCTGGCTGCTGAACGCCGGATTCTTCGCCTGCGGGTTCCAGCTCGCGTTCATCGCGACCCACCTGCCCGCGTACCTGCTCGATCACGGCCTGCCGGCGCGTCATGCCAGCGTCGCGCTCGCGCTGATCGCGCTGACCAACGTCGCCGGCACCTACGCGTGCGGCCATCTCGGCGGCCTGCTGCGGCGCAAGTACGTGCTGTCCGTGCTGTACCTCGTCCGCGCGCTGGCGATGGCCGCGTTCGTCGCGGCACCGTTGTCGCCCGCGAGCGTCTACGTGTTCGCGGCCGTGATGGGCTTCACGTGGCTCGGCACGGTGCCGCTGACGAACGGCGTGATCTCGCAGGTGTTCGGCGTGCGCTACATCGCGACGCTGTTCGGCTTCGTGTTCTTCGGGCACCAGCTCGGCAGTTTCTTCGGCGTGTGGCTCGGCGCGCTCGTGTACGACGCGACGCATTCGTACCTGCCGCTGTGGATCGGCTCGATCGCGCTCGGCGTGCTGGCGGCGCTGCTGCACCTGCCGATCGACGACGCGCGCATCGCGCGTCCGGTGCCGGGCAAGGCCGCATGGGCGTAG
- a CDS encoding LysR substrate-binding domain-containing protein has protein sequence MSTPLVRLPSLDLVRGFVAVGRRMSITLAAQDLCVTQSAVSRQVHALEAHLGVALLQRGYRRIAFTPEGERLFRAADAALLSLQDTVASLAAARERQPVTITASIGVTALWLLPRLGRLQARLPDIDLRVAANDKVLDLRAEGIDLGIRYCPRERAPAGALRLFDEIVVPVAHPALASRPVTDAAAIADHVLLEFDGPPQTQLQWRAHLHAAGLGDARPKGVLRFNQYDQVIHAAIAGQGVALGRLALVAPMLADGRLAVLGPHSQALSDAYGYWLFRHDPAPRREVADVRDWILAEAAECDAAMHAYDATQP, from the coding sequence ATGTCAACGCCGCTCGTCCGTCTCCCGTCGCTGGACCTCGTGCGCGGCTTCGTCGCCGTCGGCCGCCGCATGAGCATCACGCTCGCCGCGCAGGACCTGTGCGTCACGCAGTCGGCGGTCAGCCGCCAGGTGCATGCGCTCGAGGCGCATCTCGGCGTCGCGCTGCTGCAGCGCGGCTATCGCAGGATCGCGTTCACGCCGGAAGGCGAGCGGCTGTTCCGTGCCGCCGATGCGGCGCTGCTCAGCCTGCAGGACACCGTCGCATCGCTGGCCGCCGCGCGCGAGCGCCAGCCCGTCACGATTACCGCGAGCATCGGCGTCACCGCGCTGTGGCTGCTGCCGCGACTCGGGCGCCTGCAGGCGCGCCTGCCCGACATCGACTTGCGCGTCGCCGCGAACGACAAGGTACTCGATTTGCGCGCGGAAGGCATCGACCTCGGGATCCGCTACTGCCCGCGCGAGCGCGCGCCGGCCGGCGCGCTGCGCCTGTTCGACGAGATCGTGGTGCCGGTCGCGCACCCGGCGCTGGCCTCCCGGCCCGTCACCGACGCTGCCGCGATCGCGGACCACGTGCTGCTCGAATTCGACGGCCCGCCGCAAACGCAACTGCAGTGGCGTGCGCACCTGCACGCGGCCGGGCTTGGCGACGCGCGCCCGAAGGGCGTGCTGCGCTTCAACCAGTACGACCAGGTGATCCACGCCGCGATCGCCGGCCAGGGCGTCGCGCTCGGACGGCTCGCGCTCGTCGCGCCGATGCTCGCGGACGGCCGGCTGGCGGTGCTCGGCCCGCACTCGCAGGCGTTGTCGGACGCCTACGGTTACTGGCTGTTCCGGCACGATCCGGCACCGCGGCGCGAAGTCGCCGACGTGCGCGACTGGATTCTCGCGGAAGCGGCCGAGTGCGACGCGGCAATGCACGCATACGACGCGACGCAGCCGTAA
- a CDS encoding alpha/beta fold hydrolase, which yields MTISNEAGGAARDARAPDHAAGRTTGTLPPEPVTLIAADGYALRGYVWRHRGGAAARPVTVVNCATSVRCDYYFRFAAWLFAQGRDVLVYDYRGIGGSRPARLAKLRANWLDWGRLDCEAALHYARDAFPGQPLDVVAHSIGGCVLGLAASNAYVRHVVTVGAQYAYWRDYRPEERRRMWWKWHVAMPALAAVFGYVPAKRLGWMEDTPRGVALSWVRSQPRFEDTYTRGLLAETAASRAALPARFAQLSAPMLAIGLDDDGFGTVDAIERLVGYYTGSDVTHLRIAPRDIGVDAIGHFAFFHSRFTDTLWPVALYWLQHGALPADAPGNVQARHPAQRARQAGSGVPGAVAHG from the coding sequence ATGACGATTTCGAACGAAGCAGGCGGGGCCGCGCGTGATGCGCGAGCGCCGGATCACGCGGCCGGTCGCACGACCGGCACGCTGCCGCCCGAACCCGTGACGCTGATCGCGGCCGACGGTTATGCGCTGCGCGGCTACGTATGGCGGCATCGCGGCGGCGCCGCCGCACGGCCGGTGACGGTCGTCAATTGCGCGACGTCGGTGCGCTGCGACTATTACTTCCGTTTTGCGGCCTGGCTGTTCGCGCAGGGGCGCGACGTGCTCGTCTACGACTATCGCGGGATCGGCGGGTCGCGCCCCGCGCGGCTCGCGAAGCTGCGCGCGAACTGGCTCGACTGGGGGCGGCTCGATTGCGAGGCCGCGCTGCACTACGCGCGCGATGCGTTCCCCGGCCAGCCGCTCGACGTCGTCGCGCACAGCATCGGCGGCTGCGTGCTCGGGCTCGCGGCGTCGAACGCGTACGTGCGCCATGTGGTGACCGTTGGCGCGCAGTATGCGTACTGGCGCGACTATCGGCCGGAAGAGCGGCGGCGCATGTGGTGGAAGTGGCACGTCGCGATGCCGGCGCTCGCGGCGGTGTTCGGCTACGTGCCCGCGAAACGGCTCGGCTGGATGGAAGACACGCCGCGCGGCGTCGCGCTGTCGTGGGTGCGCTCGCAGCCGCGCTTCGAAGACACCTATACGCGCGGTCTGCTCGCCGAAACCGCCGCGAGCCGCGCCGCGTTGCCGGCCCGCTTCGCGCAGCTGTCGGCGCCGATGCTCGCGATCGGCCTCGACGACGACGGGTTCGGCACGGTCGACGCGATCGAACGGCTGGTCGGCTACTACACGGGCAGTGACGTCACGCACCTGCGGATCGCGCCGCGCGATATCGGCGTCGACGCGATCGGCCACTTCGCGTTCTTCCACAGCCGCTTCACCGACACGCTGTGGCCCGTCGCGCTTTACTGGCTGCAGCACGGCGCGCTGCCGGCCGATGCGCCTGGCAATGTCCAGGCGCGCCATCCGGCGCAGCGTGCGCGGCAGGCGGGAAGCGGCGTGCCGGGTGCCGTCGCGCACGGGTGA
- a CDS encoding 4'-phosphopantetheinyl transferase family protein, with amino-acid sequence MSIPPDSDFLADRPRAWRVAALDVPPAASRAGVRVARIDFDWCVPLASPAYAALNDAEHARAGRYLRHEDAVRSAATRAALRDVLGAALGIAPKEVAIVVDASGRPSLDPAHRASLDFNVSHAGDHALIAWAGAGRVGVDIESCSRSTDWRALTSEVCTAAEAAYLDGLLPAARAAAFMRVWSAKEALLKALGTGIVGGLRAFAVVPPRDAATPAATIVEPAAPAAGVAAFDAGWLDAAPGYAACVAWTR; translated from the coding sequence ATGTCCATTCCGCCCGATTCAGATTTCCTCGCCGACAGGCCCCGCGCGTGGCGCGTGGCGGCGCTCGACGTGCCGCCTGCCGCGTCGCGTGCCGGCGTGCGGGTTGCGCGCATCGACTTCGACTGGTGCGTGCCGCTCGCGTCGCCCGCCTATGCGGCCCTGAACGACGCCGAGCACGCGCGTGCCGGGCGCTATCTGCGGCACGAGGATGCGGTGCGCAGCGCCGCGACGCGCGCCGCGCTGCGCGACGTGCTCGGCGCGGCGCTCGGCATTGCGCCGAAGGAAGTCGCGATCGTCGTCGATGCATCGGGGCGTCCGTCGCTGGACCCTGCGCATCGCGCGTCGCTCGATTTCAACGTGTCGCACGCGGGCGATCACGCGCTCATCGCGTGGGCAGGTGCGGGGCGGGTGGGCGTCGACATCGAAAGCTGCAGCCGGTCGACCGACTGGCGCGCGCTGACGAGCGAGGTGTGCACGGCCGCCGAGGCCGCGTATCTCGACGGCCTGCTGCCCGCCGCGCGCGCCGCAGCGTTCATGCGTGTGTGGTCCGCGAAGGAGGCGTTGCTGAAGGCGCTCGGCACCGGCATCGTCGGCGGCCTGCGCGCATTTGCGGTCGTGCCGCCGCGCGATGCGGCGACACCGGCGGCGACGATCGTCGAGCCGGCCGCGCCCGCCGCCGGCGTGGCCGCGTTCGACGCGGGCTGGCTCGACGCGGCGCCCGGCTATGCGGCGTGCGTCGCGTGGACGCGCTGA
- a CDS encoding glutamate/aspartate ABC transporter substrate-binding protein produces MTIPPRLTALFGRSLLVAACALACGASLAAEPLSGTLEKIRQANLVSIGHRETSVPFSYVDANGKVIGFSQDLCERVIAAVKARTGKPDLQVRFIPVTSQNRIPLVQNGTVDLECGVTTNLAARHAQVAFSTTFFVATTRLLTRTRSGIRDFPDLAGKTVVTNQGTTSERLLRKMNEEKKMNMQIISAKDYGEGRLTLESGRAAAYMMDDVLLAGVRQLAAKPADWTIVGTPQSSEAYGFMLRKDDPQFKALVDGVLAQLMKSGEIDALYDKWFMKPVPPKGLAFEFPMSDVIRARYAAPNDAPLE; encoded by the coding sequence ATGACCATCCCGCCCCGCTTGACCGCCCTGTTCGGCCGCAGCCTGCTCGTCGCCGCGTGCGCGCTCGCGTGCGGCGCGTCGCTCGCCGCGGAGCCGCTGTCCGGCACGCTCGAGAAGATTCGCCAGGCCAACCTGGTCTCGATCGGCCATCGCGAAACGTCGGTGCCGTTCTCCTATGTCGACGCGAACGGCAAGGTGATCGGCTTCTCGCAGGACCTGTGCGAACGCGTGATCGCCGCCGTGAAGGCGCGCACCGGCAAGCCCGACCTGCAGGTGCGCTTCATCCCGGTCACGTCGCAGAACCGCATCCCGCTGGTGCAGAACGGCACCGTCGATCTCGAATGCGGTGTGACGACCAACCTCGCCGCGCGTCACGCGCAGGTCGCGTTCTCGACCACCTTCTTCGTCGCGACGACGCGCCTGCTCACGCGCACGCGCTCGGGGATTCGCGACTTCCCGGATCTCGCCGGCAAGACGGTCGTGACGAACCAGGGCACGACGTCCGAACGCCTGCTGCGCAAGATGAACGAGGAAAAGAAGATGAACATGCAGATCATCAGCGCGAAGGACTACGGCGAAGGACGCCTCACGCTCGAATCGGGCCGCGCGGCCGCCTACATGATGGACGACGTGCTGCTCGCCGGCGTGCGCCAGCTCGCGGCGAAGCCGGCCGACTGGACGATCGTCGGCACGCCGCAATCGTCGGAGGCGTATGGGTTCATGCTGCGCAAGGACGATCCGCAGTTCAAGGCGCTCGTCGACGGCGTGCTCGCGCAGTTGATGAAGAGCGGCGAGATCGACGCGCTGTACGACAAGTGGTTCATGAAGCCGGTGCCGCCGAAGGGGCTCGCGTTCGAGTTCCCGATGAGCGACGTGATCAGGGCGCGCTATGCGGCGCCGAACGACGCGCCGCTCGAGTGA
- the hutH gene encoding histidine ammonia-lyase, with protein MITLTPGHLTLPQLRKIARESVQLTLDPASFAKIDAGAKAVADIAAKGEPAYGINTGFGRLASTHIPHDQLELLQKNLVLSHAVGVGEPMARSSVRLLMALKLSSLGRGHSGIRREVMDALIKLFNADVLPLIPVKGSVGASGDLAPLAHMSAVLLGVGEVFIRGERASALDGLRVAGLAPLTLQAKEGLALLNGTQASTALALDNMFAIEDLYRTALVAGALSVDAAAGSVKPFDARIHELRGHQGQIDAAASYRDLLEGSPINQSHRDCDKVQDPYSLRCQPQVMGACLDQMRHAADVLLVEANAVSDNPLIFPDTGEVLSGGNFHAEPVAFAADNLALAASEIGALAERRIALLIDATLSGLPPFLVRDGGVNSGFMIAHVTAAALASENKTLAHPASVDSLPTSANQEDHVSMATFAARKLADIADNTKHILAIELLAAAQGVDLRAPYHTSPKLAPVMETIRDKVAHYELDHYFAPDIAVIAKLVGERAFAKVAPFAFASEQ; from the coding sequence ATGATTACGTTGACCCCCGGCCACCTGACCCTCCCGCAACTGCGCAAGATCGCTCGCGAATCCGTGCAGCTCACGCTCGACCCGGCGAGCTTCGCGAAGATCGACGCCGGCGCGAAGGCCGTCGCCGACATCGCTGCAAAGGGCGAGCCGGCATACGGCATCAACACGGGCTTCGGCCGCCTGGCCAGCACGCACATCCCGCACGACCAGCTCGAGCTGCTGCAGAAGAACCTGGTGCTGTCGCACGCGGTCGGCGTCGGCGAGCCGATGGCGCGCTCGTCGGTGCGTCTGCTGATGGCGCTGAAGCTGTCGAGCCTCGGCCGCGGCCACTCGGGCATCCGCCGCGAGGTGATGGACGCGCTGATCAAGCTGTTCAACGCCGACGTGCTGCCGCTGATCCCGGTGAAGGGCTCGGTCGGCGCATCGGGCGACCTCGCGCCGCTCGCGCACATGTCGGCCGTGCTGCTCGGCGTCGGTGAAGTGTTCATCCGCGGCGAGCGTGCGAGCGCGCTCGACGGTCTGCGCGTCGCGGGCCTCGCGCCGCTGACGCTGCAGGCGAAGGAAGGCCTGGCGCTGCTGAACGGCACGCAGGCATCGACGGCACTGGCACTCGACAACATGTTCGCGATCGAAGACCTGTACCGCACCGCGCTCGTCGCGGGTGCGCTGTCGGTCGACGCGGCCGCCGGCTCGGTGAAGCCGTTCGACGCGCGCATCCACGAACTGCGCGGCCATCAAGGCCAGATCGACGCGGCAGCGTCGTACCGCGACCTGCTCGAAGGCTCGCCGATCAACCAGTCGCACCGCGACTGCGACAAGGTGCAGGATCCGTACAGCCTGCGCTGCCAGCCGCAGGTGATGGGCGCGTGTCTGGACCAGATGCGCCATGCGGCCGACGTGCTGCTGGTCGAAGCGAACGCCGTGTCGGACAACCCGCTGATCTTCCCGGATACCGGCGAAGTGCTGTCGGGCGGCAACTTCCACGCTGAACCCGTCGCGTTCGCGGCTGACAACCTCGCGCTCGCCGCGTCGGAAATCGGCGCGCTGGCCGAGCGCCGCATCGCGCTCCTGATCGACGCGACGCTGTCGGGCCTGCCCCCGTTCCTCGTGCGGGACGGCGGCGTGAACTCGGGCTTCATGATCGCCCACGTGACGGCCGCTGCGCTGGCATCGGAAAACAAGACGCTCGCGCACCCGGCATCGGTCGACTCGCTGCCGACCTCCGCGAACCAGGAAGACCACGTGTCGATGGCGACGTTCGCCGCGCGCAAGCTCGCCGACATCGCGGACAACACGAAGCACATCCTCGCGATCGAACTGCTGGCTGCCGCCCAGGGCGTCGACCTGCGCGCGCCGTACCACACGAGCCCGAAGCTGGCGCCCGTGATGGAAACGATCCGCGACAAGGTTGCGCACTACGAGCTCGACCACTATTTCGCACCGGACATCGCGGTGATCGCGAAGCTGGTCGGCGAGCGTGCGTTCGCGAAGGTCGCGCCGTTCGCGTTCGCATCGGAACAGTAA
- the hutC gene encoding histidine utilization repressor, whose amino-acid sequence MSAPVYQEIKDFILGRIHAGEWAEGDQVPSENELAREFKVARMTVNRALRELTAEQVLTRMKGAGTYVARPKYESTLVAIRSISEEVGARGHAYHASVLGLETIRADEALADEMQMAVRAQLFYSQVLHFENDEPVQLEERWVNPAVAPDYAEQDFTNTTPNLYLMRAAPLQRVEYRIEAAAPAPERREQLRMDDVEPCLVLHRRTWSQGVVASVANLWHPGSRYRFTGHF is encoded by the coding sequence ATGAGCGCGCCGGTCTACCAGGAGATCAAGGATTTCATCCTGGGCCGCATTCACGCCGGCGAGTGGGCGGAGGGCGACCAGGTGCCCTCCGAGAACGAACTGGCCCGCGAGTTCAAGGTCGCGCGCATGACCGTCAACCGCGCGTTGCGCGAGTTGACGGCCGAGCAGGTGCTGACGCGCATGAAGGGCGCCGGCACCTACGTCGCGCGGCCGAAGTACGAGTCGACGCTGGTTGCGATCCGCAGCATCTCGGAGGAGGTCGGCGCGCGTGGGCATGCGTATCACGCCAGCGTGCTCGGCCTCGAGACGATCCGCGCCGACGAGGCGCTCGCCGACGAGATGCAGATGGCCGTGCGCGCGCAGCTGTTTTATTCGCAGGTGTTGCACTTCGAGAACGACGAACCCGTCCAGCTCGAAGAACGGTGGGTGAATCCGGCGGTAGCGCCGGATTATGCCGAGCAGGACTTCACGAACACGACGCCGAACCTGTACCTGATGCGCGCGGCACCGCTGCAGCGCGTCGAGTACCGGATCGAAGCGGCGGCTCCGGCGCCCGAGCGGCGCGAGCAGTTGCGGATGGACGACGTCGAGCCGTGTCTGGTTTTACATCGGCGTACCTGGTCGCAGGGCGTCGTCGCCTCGGTGGCGAATCTGTGGCACCCCGGCAGCCGTTATCGCTTCACCGGGCATTTCTGA
- the hutU gene encoding urocanate hydratase: MNHPKHIDPRLDPTRTIRAPRGSEKVCKTWLAEAAYRMLQNNLDPEVAEHPHALVVYGGIGRAARNWECYDQILASLKDLEENETLLIQSGKPVGVFRTHKDAPRVLLANSNLVPHWATWDHFHELDRKGLMMYGQMTAGSWIYIGSQGIVQGTYETFFSVANQHFNGDPSGRWILTGGLGGMGGAQPLAATMAGFSMIAVECDETRIDFRLKTRYVDKKATTLDEALGMIEEAKRDGKPVSIGLLGNAADVFPELVKRGITPDCVTDQTSAHDPINGYLPQGWTVAQWREAQKVDPQSIVKVAKQSMAVQVQAMLDLQERGAATLDYGNNIRQMALEMGVENAFDFPGFVPAYIRPLFCEGKGPFRWVALSGDPEDIYKTDQKVKELIPDDPHLHNWLDMARERIAFQGLPARICWVGVKDRYRLGQAFNEMVKNGELKAPIVIGRDHLDTGSVASPNRETESMKDGSDAVSDWPLLNALLNTAGGASWVSLHHGGGVGMGFSQHSGVVIVADGTAEAHERLGRVLLNDPATGVMRHADAGYELAQQTAREAGLKLPMLGR, from the coding sequence ATGAACCATCCGAAACACATCGATCCCCGTCTCGATCCGACGCGCACGATCCGCGCACCGCGCGGCAGCGAGAAGGTCTGCAAGACCTGGCTGGCCGAAGCGGCCTACCGGATGCTCCAGAACAACCTGGATCCGGAAGTCGCCGAGCACCCGCACGCACTCGTCGTGTACGGCGGCATCGGCCGTGCGGCGCGCAACTGGGAATGCTACGACCAGATCCTCGCGTCGCTGAAGGATCTCGAAGAGAACGAAACGCTGCTGATCCAGTCGGGCAAGCCGGTCGGTGTGTTCCGCACGCACAAGGATGCGCCGCGCGTGCTGCTCGCGAACTCGAACCTCGTGCCGCACTGGGCGACCTGGGATCACTTCCACGAACTCGACCGCAAGGGCCTGATGATGTACGGCCAGATGACGGCCGGCAGCTGGATCTACATCGGCAGCCAGGGCATCGTGCAGGGCACGTACGAGACGTTCTTCTCGGTCGCGAACCAGCACTTCAACGGCGATCCGTCGGGCCGCTGGATCCTGACGGGTGGTCTGGGCGGCATGGGCGGCGCGCAGCCGCTGGCAGCGACGATGGCCGGCTTCTCGATGATCGCGGTCGAATGCGACGAGACGCGCATCGACTTCCGCCTGAAGACGCGTTACGTCGACAAGAAGGCGACGACGCTCGACGAAGCGCTCGGCATGATCGAGGAAGCGAAGCGCGACGGCAAGCCGGTGTCGATCGGCCTGCTCGGCAACGCGGCCGATGTGTTCCCGGAACTCGTCAAGCGCGGCATCACGCCGGATTGCGTGACCGACCAGACGAGCGCGCACGACCCGATCAACGGCTACCTGCCGCAAGGCTGGACCGTCGCGCAATGGCGCGAAGCGCAGAAGGTCGATCCGCAGAGCATCGTGAAGGTCGCGAAGCAGTCGATGGCCGTCCAGGTGCAGGCGATGCTGGATCTGCAGGAACGCGGCGCGGCGACGCTCGACTACGGCAACAACATCCGCCAGATGGCGCTGGAAATGGGCGTCGAGAACGCGTTCGACTTCCCGGGCTTCGTGCCGGCCTATATCCGCCCGCTGTTCTGCGAAGGCAAGGGCCCGTTCCGCTGGGTCGCGCTGTCGGGCGATCCGGAAGACATCTACAAGACCGACCAGAAGGTGAAGGAGCTGATCCCCGACGATCCGCACCTGCACAACTGGCTCGACATGGCACGTGAGCGCATCGCGTTCCAGGGCCTGCCGGCGCGGATCTGCTGGGTCGGCGTGAAGGATCGCTATCGCCTCGGCCAGGCGTTCAACGAGATGGTGAAGAACGGCGAACTGAAGGCGCCGATCGTGATCGGCCGCGACCACCTCGACACCGGTTCGGTCGCAAGCCCGAACCGCGAGACGGAATCGATGAAGGACGGTTCGGACGCCGTGAGCGACTGGCCGCTGCTGAACGCACTGCTGAACACCGCAGGCGGCGCATCGTGGGTGTCGCTGCACCATGGCGGCGGCGTCGGGATGGGCTTCTCGCAGCACTCGGGCGTCGTGATCGTCGCCGACGGTACCGCCGAAGCGCACGAGCGTCTCGGTCGCGTGCTGCTGAACGATCCGGCAACGGGCGTGATGCGCCATGCGGATGCCGGCTACGAACTCGCGCAGCAGACGGCCCGCGAAGCCGGCCTGAAGCTGCCGATGCTCGGCCGCTGA